A region of Streptomyces sp. WMMC500 DNA encodes the following proteins:
- a CDS encoding PadR family transcriptional regulator produces the protein MRGDPVRGHLDGLLLAALEGGPLHGYAIITAVQRRSAGALELRTGTVYPALNRLERTGLLRSTWESEGERRRRCYELTDAGRRALADERTAWREFTSAIGSVLDPGPAPRPAT, from the coding sequence ATGAGAGGGGATCCGGTACGCGGACACTTGGACGGACTGCTGCTCGCCGCACTCGAAGGCGGCCCGCTGCACGGCTACGCGATCATCACCGCCGTGCAGCGGCGCAGCGCGGGCGCGCTGGAACTGCGCACGGGCACGGTCTATCCGGCGCTGAACCGGCTGGAACGCACGGGCCTGCTGCGCAGCACGTGGGAGTCGGAAGGCGAGCGGCGGCGGCGCTGCTACGAGCTGACCGACGCGGGCCGGCGCGCGCTGGCGGACGAGCGCACCGCCTGGCGGGAGTTCACCAGCGCCATCGGCTCGGTCCTGGACCCGGGCCCGGCGCCGAGGCCGGCGACATGA